A stretch of the Pseudomonadota bacterium genome encodes the following:
- a CDS encoding class I SAM-dependent methyltransferase, giving the protein MNEWGSEIANGRRFEFGRNWNAFLSILDESRIREAENSLRKMLGLESMTGLTFLDVGCGSGLFSLAARRLGAIVHSFDFDPDSVACTRSLKQTFFRHDDHWRIDEGSALDTAYLAGLGKSDIVYSWGVLHHTGQMWAALENVKSLVADDGILFIAIYDDQGWKSRAWWKVKRIYNGGTAGKLLVITVFVPAFVVKGLLFDLLKLRSPFARYREKMQQRGMSMYYDWIDWLGGFPFEFAKDEEVVRFFSRDGFRLVKSNKLRKMNEFVFKAPAS; this is encoded by the coding sequence ATGAACGAGTGGGGTAGCGAGATTGCCAATGGCAGGCGATTCGAGTTCGGCAGGAACTGGAATGCCTTCCTTTCCATCCTTGATGAATCCCGGATCAGGGAGGCAGAGAATTCGCTGCGGAAAATGCTGGGCCTTGAATCAATGACCGGCCTGACATTCCTGGATGTCGGTTGCGGCAGCGGCTTGTTCAGCCTGGCTGCTCGACGACTGGGCGCAATCGTGCACTCATTCGATTTCGATCCGGATTCGGTTGCCTGCACCAGGTCATTGAAGCAGACCTTCTTCCGTCACGATGACCATTGGCGCATCGATGAGGGCTCGGCGCTGGATACGGCTTATCTTGCCGGACTGGGAAAGTCCGATATTGTCTATTCCTGGGGCGTGTTGCACCACACTGGCCAGATGTGGGCGGCCCTGGAGAATGTCAAGTCGCTCGTGGCGGATGACGGGATACTGTTTATTGCGATTTACGACGATCAGGGCTGGAAATCCAGGGCCTGGTGGAAGGTCAAGCGCATCTACAACGGCGGCACGGCAGGAAAACTGCTCGTGATCACCGTCTTTGTTCCGGCCTTCGTCGTGAAGGGGCTGCTGTTTGATCTGCTCAAGCTGCGTTCGCCGTTTGCCCGTTACCGGGAAAAAATGCAGCAGCGGGGCATGTCCATGTACTATGACTGGATCGACTGGCTTGGCGGCTTTCCATTCGAATTTGCCAAGGACGAGGAGGTCGTTAGGTTTTTTTCCAGGGACGGGTTCCGGCTGGTAAAGTCGAATAAGCTGAGAAAGATGAACGAGTTTGTATTCAAAGCCCCTGCCAGCTGA
- a CDS encoding multidrug effflux MFS transporter has protein sequence MTQPQPSPHDADAPRPGIHTRLTFIVALLSMVGPFSIDAYLPSFPDIETAFGVSRAVLSQSLSVYLVAFAASTLLWGPLADRYGRRRVIMVSLSLYMLASLGCALADSAAAFIGWRTLQGLAASGGLIAGRAMIRDAHDAASAHRAMAQVTLVFALAPAIAPVLGAWLHDHYGWRSVFGFLGLFGALLLGMTLRIRETLPASQRQSVQPLAVARVYWRTLRHRWFLPLVLSLGFAFAGLFLYIAGAPTVIYDFLGLGTDDFAVQFVPMVGGLMLGAFASGRLSHHLTPARIVSIGFGVLAAAVVLNLIQVQLTAASVPYTVGPLVFYAFGMAMLMPALTILALDCFPHHRGTAASVQGFFQMLINAAVAGVAVPALHTQRAHFVIGQGVLLSLALALWIVAWRRQSAGLRVQPS, from the coding sequence ATGACCCAGCCGCAGCCTTCACCTCACGATGCCGACGCTCCCCGCCCGGGCATCCACACCCGCCTGACCTTCATCGTCGCGCTGCTCTCGATGGTGGGGCCGTTTTCCATCGATGCCTACCTGCCATCCTTTCCGGACATCGAGACGGCGTTCGGGGTCAGCCGCGCGGTGCTGAGCCAGAGTCTGTCGGTCTACCTGGTGGCATTCGCGGCCTCGACGCTGCTCTGGGGGCCGCTGGCCGACCGCTACGGGCGCCGCAGGGTGATCATGGTCAGCCTGTCGCTGTACATGCTCGCATCCCTGGGCTGTGCACTGGCGGACAGCGCCGCTGCCTTCATCGGCTGGCGCACGCTGCAGGGCCTGGCGGCCAGCGGTGGCCTGATCGCGGGGCGGGCGATGATCCGCGATGCGCACGACGCGGCGAGCGCACACCGGGCAATGGCACAGGTGACGCTCGTATTCGCACTGGCGCCGGCCATCGCGCCGGTGCTGGGTGCCTGGCTCCACGATCACTACGGCTGGCGCAGTGTGTTCGGGTTCCTGGGCCTGTTCGGCGCTTTGCTGCTTGGGATGACGCTGCGGATCCGCGAGACCCTGCCCGCATCACAACGCCAGTCGGTGCAGCCGCTGGCCGTGGCACGTGTGTACTGGCGGACGCTCAGGCACCGCTGGTTCCTGCCGCTGGTGCTGAGCCTGGGGTTCGCCTTTGCCGGCCTGTTTCTCTACATCGCCGGCGCACCGACGGTCATCTACGATTTCCTCGGCCTGGGCACCGACGATTTCGCCGTCCAGTTCGTCCCCATGGTCGGCGGCCTGATGCTGGGCGCGTTCGCCTCCGGCCGCCTGTCGCATCACCTCACGCCCGCGCGTATCGTCAGTATCGGCTTCGGCGTGCTGGCGGCAGCGGTCGTGCTCAACCTCATCCAGGTACAGCTGACCGCTGCCAGTGTCCCGTACACCGTCGGACCGCTGGTGTTCTACGCCTTCGGTATGGCCATGCTCATGCCCGCACTCACCATCCTCGCGCTCGATTGTTTCCCGCATCATCGCGGCACGGCGGCCTCGGTGCAGGGTTTCTTCCAGATGCTGATCAATGCCGCCGTTGCCGGCGTCGCCGTTCCCGCGCTGCACACCCAGCGCGCCCATTTCGTGATCGGTCAGGGCGTGTTGCTGTCGCTGGCGCTGGCACTGTGGATCGTCGCCTGGCGCAGGCAAAGCGCCGGGTTGCGCGTGCAGCCCTCATGA
- a CDS encoding rhodanese-like domain-containing protein — MKRPLETLLLLLVTTFATPAWSYDKALAASYATLFAPVQGAAAGKALHLMPPDVFVAKVKAQEPLAVIDIRTPAETAFYSMTLPDSLVIPTNELFTEPSLDRIPTDKTVVIICASGTRAAAVGTALRHIGFDNVYVLKGGFKSLTAYLGVTEANAPPAAKAADKQ; from the coding sequence ATGAAACGCCCGCTTGAAACCCTGCTGCTGTTGCTCGTAACGACCTTCGCGACGCCGGCCTGGTCCTACGACAAGGCGCTCGCGGCCAGTTACGCGACGCTGTTCGCACCGGTGCAGGGCGCCGCTGCCGGCAAGGCCCTGCACCTGATGCCGCCGGACGTGTTCGTTGCCAAGGTCAAGGCGCAGGAACCGCTGGCGGTCATCGATATCCGGACACCCGCCGAGACCGCCTTCTACAGCATGACACTGCCGGATTCCCTGGTCATTCCCACGAACGAACTGTTCACCGAGCCCAGCCTGGACCGCATACCGACGGACAAGACCGTGGTGATCATCTGCGCGTCCGGTACGCGGGCCGCGGCAGTCGGCACTGCGCTGCGGCATATCGGTTTCGACAACGTGTACGTGCTGAAGGGCGGCTTCAAATCGCTGACCGCGTACCTGGGCGTGACAGAGGCAAACGCGCCACCCGCTGCCAAGGCAGCGGACAAGCAATAG
- a CDS encoding glutamate synthase-related protein, translating to MKHPIVAANKPVMVELEQGLEYHFCVCGRSRKQPFCDGSHSGTAFTPQAFVAAADGAAFLCACKHTRNAPFCDGSHQQFTDAQVGREGPGISDAADAVPPVHATAEEPTVEFIHALARDGLTGFGRHGPIAAMGVPRERLPHWDDIQIMVAQLARRPLAEDAPVGTELVIGPQARRPLRLALPLFVSDMSFGALSAEAKIALARGAELAGTGICSGEGGMLPEEQAANSRYFYELASAKFGYREELLEKVQAFHFKGGQAAKTGTGGHLPAAKVTARIAAVRGIPAGAPAVSPPTFADLETPADFRRFADRVREISGGIPVGFKLSANRIEHDIGFALAAGADYLILDGRGGGTGAAPLLFRDHISVPTIPALARARRYLDREGASGRVTLIITGGLRVPADFIKALALGADGIALANSAIQAIGCVAARICHTNNCPSGIATQQPQLRRRLDVDAAAQRLARFLGASVELMQVMARACGHAHLREFCPEDLATCRPELARLGGIPFAGVVPE from the coding sequence ATGAAACACCCGATCGTCGCCGCCAACAAGCCCGTCATGGTCGAGCTGGAACAGGGCCTTGAATACCATTTCTGCGTCTGTGGCCGTTCGCGCAAGCAGCCATTCTGCGACGGCTCGCATAGCGGCACAGCTTTCACGCCGCAGGCTTTCGTCGCCGCCGCGGACGGCGCGGCCTTTCTGTGCGCCTGCAAGCACACCCGCAACGCGCCCTTCTGTGACGGCAGCCACCAGCAGTTCACGGACGCGCAGGTGGGCAGGGAGGGGCCGGGCATTAGCGACGCGGCGGATGCGGTGCCGCCGGTACACGCCACGGCCGAGGAACCGACGGTGGAGTTCATTCATGCCCTGGCGCGCGACGGGCTGACCGGCTTCGGCCGGCATGGGCCGATTGCGGCGATGGGCGTGCCGCGCGAGCGGCTGCCGCACTGGGACGACATCCAGATCATGGTCGCGCAGCTCGCGCGCCGGCCGCTCGCCGAGGATGCGCCGGTCGGCACGGAACTCGTGATCGGCCCACAGGCGCGGCGGCCGCTGCGCCTGGCGCTCCCGCTGTTCGTCTCGGACATGAGCTTTGGTGCGTTGTCGGCGGAGGCGAAGATCGCGCTGGCCCGGGGCGCCGAGCTGGCCGGCACCGGCATCTGCTCGGGCGAGGGCGGCATGCTGCCGGAGGAGCAGGCGGCGAACAGCCGGTATTTCTATGAACTGGCCAGCGCGAAATTCGGCTACCGCGAGGAACTGCTGGAGAAGGTGCAGGCGTTCCACTTCAAGGGCGGCCAGGCCGCCAAGACGGGTACCGGCGGGCACCTGCCCGCGGCGAAGGTCACGGCACGGATCGCCGCGGTGCGCGGCATTCCCGCCGGTGCGCCCGCGGTTTCTCCACCAACCTTCGCCGATCTCGAGACACCAGCGGACTTCAGGCGCTTCGCCGACCGCGTGCGCGAGATCAGCGGCGGCATCCCGGTCGGCTTCAAGCTGAGCGCCAACCGCATCGAGCACGACATCGGATTCGCACTCGCGGCCGGCGCGGATTACCTCATCCTGGACGGGCGCGGTGGCGGCACCGGCGCGGCCCCGCTGCTGTTCCGCGATCATATCAGCGTGCCAACCATACCCGCACTGGCGCGCGCCCGGCGTTACCTCGACCGGGAAGGTGCCAGCGGCCGGGTGACGCTCATCATCACCGGCGGTCTGCGTGTGCCGGCGGATTTCATCAAGGCCTTGGCGCTCGGCGCCGACGGCATCGCACTGGCAAACAGCGCAATCCAGGCCATCGGCTGCGTTGCGGCGCGGATCTGCCATACCAACAACTGTCCTTCCGGCATCGCCACCCAGCAACCGCAACTGCGCCGGCGGCTGGACGTCGATGCCGCCGCACAGCGCCTGGCCCGCTTCCTCGGTGCCTCCGTCGAGCTGATGCAGGTGATGGCCCGGGCCTGCGGCCATGCGCACCTGCGCGAGTTCTGTCCCGAGGACCTGGCGACCTGCAGGCCGGAGCTGGCGCGGCTCGGCGGGATACCGTTCGCGGGTGTCGTGCCGGAGTAG
- a CDS encoding carbonic anhydrase, translated as MSKVVDEVLSANAGYAANFGDKGRLPMPPGRRFAILTCMDARLDPAKFAGLAEGDAHVIRNAGGRASDDAIRSLVISHKLLDTAEWFVIHHTNCGMETFTGDIMAGLLESSLDTAIIDAGGWHDNGAGPGSTEGRYINWLTIADNATSVVEDVRRIKAHPLVPGYIPVYGYIYDCGTGKLVEVPAASAAGKAV; from the coding sequence ATGAGCAAGGTGGTGGATGAGGTACTTTCGGCAAATGCCGGTTATGCTGCGAATTTCGGTGACAAGGGCAGGCTCCCGATGCCGCCCGGACGGCGTTTCGCGATCCTGACGTGCATGGACGCGCGGCTCGATCCGGCGAAATTTGCCGGGCTGGCGGAAGGGGATGCCCATGTCATCCGCAACGCGGGCGGACGGGCCAGCGACGATGCCATCCGCTCGCTGGTCATTTCACACAAGCTGCTGGATACGGCGGAGTGGTTCGTTATCCACCATACCAACTGCGGCATGGAAACCTTCACCGGCGACATCATGGCTGGGCTGCTCGAGAGCAGCCTGGACACCGCCATCATCGACGCCGGCGGCTGGCACGACAACGGTGCCGGGCCGGGCTCGACCGAGGGCCGTTACATCAACTGGCTGACCATCGCCGACAATGCGACCAGCGTGGTCGAGGACGTCAGACGCATCAAGGCGCACCCGCTCGTCCCCGGATACATACCGGTCTACGGCTACATCTACGACTGCGGTACGGGGAAACTGGTCGAGGTGCCCGCGGCCTCGGCGGCGGGCAAGGCGGTCTAG
- a CDS encoding hemerythrin domain-containing protein: MEKLDWHSCYEIGVKFIDDDHKKILALMRRLYAAVEQGDCDSCLLLSNEILVETAAHFMREEAYLKKIRYPDLEEHIRYHMNLLVQAGTFKRICRNTRSEQDLENCLNAMEELLVDDVLVGDIRFKSFLEYEGHIRPSRYGG, translated from the coding sequence ATGGAAAAACTCGACTGGCACTCGTGCTACGAGATCGGTGTCAAGTTTATCGACGACGACCACAAGAAGATACTCGCACTCATGCGTCGCCTGTACGCGGCGGTCGAGCAGGGCGATTGCGACAGCTGCCTGCTGCTGTCGAACGAGATCCTGGTCGAGACCGCGGCACACTTCATGCGCGAGGAAGCCTATCTGAAGAAGATCAGATACCCGGACCTGGAGGAGCATATTCGTTACCACATGAACCTGCTGGTGCAGGCCGGAACATTCAAACGCATCTGCCGCAACACCCGCAGCGAGCAGGATCTGGAAAACTGCCTGAATGCCATGGAGGAATTGCTGGTTGACGACGTCCTGGTCGGGGACATCCGCTTCAAGTCCTTTCTCGAATACGAGGGCCACATCCGGCCGTCGCGCTACGGCGGCTGA
- a CDS encoding ATP-binding protein, with product MDERHRASEARLWAFIEQAPVSIAMFDRNMCYLAASSRWLRDYHLPPDLDLIGRSHYEVFPEIPERWKAVHRRGMAGEILSHEEDPFVRSEGATQWVKWEVRPWLTDAGEIGGILILTEDVTERVLARQALQESRADLNRAQAVGQIGSWRLDVGRNVLTWSEENHRIFGIPEGTPLTYETFLDSVHPDDRDYVNSKWLAALDGEPYDIEHRIVVDGQVKWVREKAYLEHDDNGRLSGGFGITQDITGRKLAALALVDADRHKNEFLAMLAHELRNPLATIRNAAQVVCQTHAQNATLAHAAGMIERQVEHLVQLVDDLLDISRVSRGKIKLRKARFNLSTIIHQAVETALPFIESRGHRLEVTMPQRPIRVEGDAARLTQVIGNLLSNAAKYTDYGGTLHLTGEHVAPAAGADAVLIRVQDNGRGIEADALPNLFDLFFQGERNLDRTEGGLGIGLALVKLLVELHDGRVEAHSAGLGKGSEFIVHLPCLPEAIPAPAATATPPELAVTGRRVLLVDDNRDVAASLSLLLGLAGHDVTTVHDGRQAIDTALREHPDVVLLDIGLPALNGYQVCRALRDAGLTETLIVGITGYGRDEDRAQARDAGFDLHMTKPVAPQAVVELLSRPPAR from the coding sequence ATGGATGAAAGACATCGTGCCAGCGAAGCGCGATTATGGGCGTTCATCGAACAGGCACCGGTCAGCATCGCCATGTTCGACCGCAACATGTGCTATCTCGCGGCCAGCAGCCGCTGGCTGCGTGACTACCACCTGCCGCCCGATCTCGATCTGATCGGACGCTCGCATTACGAGGTCTTCCCGGAGATTCCCGAACGCTGGAAGGCGGTGCATCGCCGGGGCATGGCGGGTGAAATCCTGAGTCACGAGGAAGACCCGTTCGTGCGCAGCGAAGGCGCCACGCAGTGGGTCAAATGGGAAGTGCGCCCGTGGCTGACCGACGCGGGAGAGATCGGCGGCATCCTGATCCTGACGGAGGACGTCACCGAGCGCGTGCTCGCACGGCAGGCGCTGCAGGAAAGCCGAGCCGACCTGAACCGGGCGCAGGCCGTGGGCCAGATCGGCAGCTGGCGGCTGGATGTCGGCCGCAACGTGCTGACCTGGTCCGAGGAAAACCACCGGATCTTCGGCATACCCGAAGGCACGCCGCTGACCTACGAGACGTTTCTGGATAGCGTGCATCCGGACGACCGCGACTACGTGAACAGCAAATGGTTGGCCGCCCTGGACGGCGAACCCTACGATATCGAACACCGGATCGTCGTGGACGGCCAGGTCAAATGGGTCAGGGAGAAGGCATACCTGGAACACGATGACAACGGCCGGCTGAGCGGCGGCTTCGGCATCACCCAGGACATCACCGGGCGCAAGCTGGCCGCACTGGCGCTGGTCGACGCCGATCGCCACAAGAACGAATTCCTGGCCATGCTGGCCCACGAACTGCGCAACCCGCTGGCGACGATCCGCAATGCCGCGCAGGTCGTCTGCCAGACCCACGCGCAGAACGCGACCCTGGCGCATGCGGCCGGCATGATCGAGCGCCAGGTCGAGCACCTGGTGCAGCTCGTGGACGACCTGCTGGACATCTCGCGCGTCTCGCGCGGCAAGATCAAGCTGCGCAAGGCGCGGTTCAACCTGTCGACGATCATCCACCAGGCGGTCGAAACCGCCCTGCCCTTCATCGAGTCGCGCGGTCACCGGCTGGAGGTGACGATGCCGCAGCGGCCGATCCGGGTCGAAGGGGATGCCGCCCGCCTGACCCAGGTCATCGGCAACCTGCTCAGCAACGCGGCCAAGTACACCGATTACGGCGGTACGCTGCACCTGACCGGCGAACACGTCGCGCCCGCCGCCGGTGCTGACGCGGTCCTTATCCGCGTGCAGGACAACGGCCGGGGTATCGAAGCCGACGCGCTGCCGAACCTGTTCGACCTGTTTTTCCAGGGAGAGCGCAATCTGGACCGCACCGAAGGCGGCCTCGGTATCGGCCTGGCGCTGGTGAAGCTGCTGGTCGAGCTGCATGACGGCCGGGTCGAGGCGCACAGCGCCGGTCTCGGCAAGGGCAGCGAGTTCATCGTCCATCTGCCCTGCCTGCCGGAAGCGATCCCGGCGCCGGCGGCGACGGCGACACCGCCGGAACTGGCGGTGACCGGCCGACGCGTCCTGCTGGTGGATGACAACCGGGACGTGGCAGCAAGCCTGTCCCTGCTGCTCGGCCTGGCGGGACATGACGTGACCACGGTCCATGATGGCCGTCAGGCGATCGACACCGCGCTGCGGGAGCACCCGGATGTCGTGCTGCTGGATATCGGTCTCCCTGCCCTGAACGGCTACCAGGTGTGCCGGGCACTGCGCGATGCCGGGCTGACCGAGACGCTGATCGTCGGCATCACCGGCTACGGTCGTGACGAGGACCGCGCACAGGCCAGGGACGCCGGGTTCGATCTCCACATGACCAAGCCGGTCGCCCCCCAGGCCGTCGTCGAGCTGCTGTCCAGGCCGCCCGCGCGCTGA
- a CDS encoding ankyrin repeat domain-containing protein produces MKHIVRELKYLVLWLAASVAVLPFVFWWLASLGYLILPGTDAMTAAATYLHFFQHLLEPLPLAALLLPYAMFIGARLLQEPPRGARATAAQPEGACSEPVRLLRDGDRQADRDSAEQPPTLHLAALSGNTDMLLGLLEQGADFNARDRAMGYTPLQIAAMQGHAAACEMLIRYGAAPDAVTNAYDTALHLAAEAGHAEAVATLLKYRASIGIRNGAGLTAQQLAQQAGHADVVRLMEQLVSDEWPYLRLVRS; encoded by the coding sequence ATGAAACACATCGTAAGGGAACTGAAGTATCTCGTTTTGTGGCTTGCCGCCAGCGTCGCCGTCCTGCCTTTCGTGTTCTGGTGGCTGGCGAGCCTGGGTTACCTGATCCTGCCCGGCACCGATGCCATGACGGCAGCGGCCACCTACCTGCATTTTTTCCAGCACCTGCTCGAGCCACTGCCGCTCGCCGCCCTGTTGCTGCCATACGCGATGTTCATCGGCGCCAGGCTGCTCCAGGAGCCGCCGCGGGGCGCACGTGCAACTGCAGCCCAGCCTGAGGGCGCGTGCAGCGAACCGGTGCGGCTGCTGCGTGACGGGGACAGGCAGGCTGACCGCGATAGCGCGGAGCAGCCGCCAACCCTGCACCTGGCCGCGCTGAGCGGCAATACCGACATGCTGCTGGGGTTGCTGGAACAGGGCGCGGATTTCAATGCCCGTGACCGGGCCATGGGCTATACACCACTGCAGATCGCCGCGATGCAGGGGCACGCCGCTGCCTGCGAAATGCTGATCCGCTACGGTGCGGCGCCCGACGCCGTGACGAATGCGTACGATACGGCGCTGCACCTGGCGGCGGAGGCGGGCCATGCCGAGGCGGTCGCCACCCTGCTGAAGTACCGGGCCAGTATCGGTATCAGGAACGGCGCCGGCCTGACCGCGCAACAGCTGGCACAACAGGCCGGGCATGCCGACGTGGTCAGACTGATGGAACAGCTCGTCAGCGACGAATGGCCCTATCTCAGACTGGTGCGCAGCTGA
- a CDS encoding DUF1614 domain-containing protein, with product MPARMLPLLIGLAALIALLQINLLAIAFDKLGLSPAAAMTLVLGALLGSGINLPLVRIAAEEPAEPPPPLPAWLQPLQLPFDGTTLIAVNVGGCIIPVCFSVYLVARNPLPVLELVAAIAVVSLVSYRLSRPVPRLGIAMPMLVAPLTAAIIALLINPQHAAPLAYIGGTLGVLIGADLLRLGDIRKLGAPRAAIGGAGTFDGIFITGIVAALLA from the coding sequence ATGCCGGCGCGGATGCTGCCGTTGCTGATCGGTCTCGCGGCGCTGATCGCGCTGTTACAGATCAACCTGCTGGCGATCGCCTTCGACAAGCTCGGCCTGTCGCCGGCAGCCGCCATGACACTGGTGCTGGGCGCGCTGCTGGGCAGCGGCATCAACCTGCCGCTGGTGCGAATCGCGGCCGAGGAACCGGCGGAACCGCCGCCGCCCCTGCCCGCCTGGCTGCAGCCGCTGCAGCTGCCGTTCGACGGCACGACCCTGATCGCGGTCAACGTGGGCGGATGCATCATCCCGGTGTGTTTCTCGGTCTACCTGGTGGCGCGCAATCCCCTGCCGGTGCTCGAACTGGTAGCGGCCATTGCCGTGGTGAGCCTGGTCAGTTACCGACTCAGCCGCCCCGTTCCGCGCCTGGGCATCGCCATGCCGATGCTGGTCGCACCGCTGACCGCCGCCATCATCGCCCTGCTGATCAATCCGCAACACGCCGCCCCGCTCGCCTACATCGGCGGTACGCTCGGTGTGCTGATCGGGGCCGACCTGCTGCGCCTCGGCGATATCCGCAAGCTCGGCGCCCCGCGCGCCGCGATCGGCGGCGCGGGTACCTTCGACGGCATCTTCATCACCGGGATCGTCGCGGCGCTGCTGGCATAA
- a CDS encoding ABC transporter permease has product MKPCFMRLFAIMRKEVAQLARDRLTLAMIVGIPMMQMILFGYAINTDVRHLHAGIADAAQTQLSRQLVADVQASQVVDVTHSVQTGAELQALLDSGTIAVGVVIPRDFEQRLQERRSRDGRPAAQLLVDGSDPIVLGTARGLTGMQLQQDTARHEPPLVPLFEVRNFYNPERRSAVFVVPGLIGVILTMTMAMFTAVAIVRERERGNLEMLINTPVSSLELMIGKVLPFVAIGLVQVTLIMLVGMWLFDVPVTGQVTDIYLAALLFIAANLTLGLLISTLAQTQFQAMQMTFFFFLPSVLLSGFMFPFDGMPRAAQVIAEALPLTHFVRLIRGIMLRGAELGMMASELYALAAFLLLTMGIAVLRFSKRLD; this is encoded by the coding sequence ATGAAACCCTGCTTCATGCGCCTGTTCGCGATCATGCGCAAGGAGGTGGCGCAGCTCGCGCGCGACCGGCTCACCCTGGCCATGATCGTCGGCATACCGATGATGCAGATGATCCTGTTCGGGTATGCAATCAATACCGACGTGCGCCACCTGCACGCGGGGATCGCCGACGCGGCGCAGACCCAGCTTTCGCGCCAGCTGGTGGCCGACGTGCAGGCCTCCCAGGTCGTGGACGTAACGCATTCCGTGCAGACCGGCGCCGAGCTGCAGGCGCTGCTGGACAGCGGCACGATTGCGGTCGGCGTCGTCATCCCGCGCGACTTCGAGCAGCGCCTGCAGGAACGGCGCAGCCGCGACGGACGTCCCGCCGCGCAGCTGCTGGTCGACGGCAGCGACCCCATCGTACTCGGTACTGCACGCGGCCTGACCGGGATGCAGTTGCAGCAGGACACTGCCCGTCATGAACCGCCGCTGGTGCCCTTGTTCGAGGTGCGCAACTTCTACAATCCGGAGCGGCGCTCGGCCGTGTTCGTGGTACCCGGGCTGATCGGGGTGATCCTGACCATGACCATGGCCATGTTCACCGCGGTCGCCATCGTGCGCGAACGCGAGCGCGGCAATCTGGAGATGCTGATCAATACCCCGGTCAGCTCGCTGGAACTGATGATCGGCAAGGTACTGCCGTTCGTGGCGATCGGCCTGGTTCAGGTGACGCTCATCATGCTGGTCGGCATGTGGCTGTTCGACGTGCCCGTGACCGGGCAGGTGACCGACATCTACCTCGCCGCGCTGCTGTTCATCGCCGCCAACCTCACCCTCGGGCTACTCATCTCCACGCTGGCGCAGACCCAGTTCCAGGCCATGCAGATGACATTCTTCTTTTTCCTGCCCTCGGTACTGCTGTCCGGCTTCATGTTCCCGTTCGACGGCATGCCGCGTGCCGCGCAGGTGATTGCCGAGGCGCTGCCGCTCACGCACTTCGTGCGCCTGATCCGCGGCATCATGCTGCGCGGCGCGGAACTGGGCATGATGGCCTCCGAGCTGTACGCACTGGCGGCATTCCTGCTGCTGACCATGGGCATCGCGGTGCTGCGCTTCAGCAAGCGGCTCGATTGA
- a CDS encoding ABC transporter ATP-binding protein translates to MVTRGLTRRFGALTAVDAVDLEIPHETIYGFLGPNGSGKSTTIRMLCGLLTPSAGSATVLGLRMPEQAEALKRKIGYMTQRFSLYDDLTVRENLDFIARIYCLPPARRKPRIAQLLADYHLEDRARQRAGTLSGGEKQRLSLAAATLHEPELLFLDEPTSAVDPQSRRDFWENLFRLVDAGTTILVSTHYMDEAERCHRLAILDHGVVRADGSPQRLMADMPATVVEVQARDYRQVRAALHALPEVLSIAQIGAHLRVLLYREVAAPEDTVRTALAHAGITAGVGITTPSLEDVFVTATRLSGRGPHAAHT, encoded by the coding sequence ATCGTCACACGCGGCCTGACCCGCCGCTTCGGCGCCCTCACGGCGGTCGACGCGGTCGACCTCGAGATTCCGCACGAGACGATCTACGGCTTTCTCGGTCCGAACGGTTCGGGTAAATCCACCACCATCCGCATGCTGTGCGGCCTGCTCACGCCGAGTGCCGGCAGCGCCACCGTGCTCGGCCTGCGGATGCCCGAGCAGGCCGAGGCGCTCAAGCGCAAGATCGGTTACATGACCCAGCGTTTCTCGCTCTACGACGACCTGACCGTCAGGGAAAACCTGGATTTCATCGCCCGCATCTACTGTCTGCCACCCGCGCGCCGCAAGCCGCGGATCGCGCAGCTGCTCGCCGACTACCACCTCGAAGACCGCGCCCGGCAGCGCGCCGGCACACTGAGCGGCGGCGAGAAGCAGCGCCTGTCGCTGGCCGCGGCGACGCTACACGAACCCGAACTGCTGTTCCTGGACGAGCCGACCAGCGCAGTCGATCCGCAGAGCCGGCGCGATTTCTGGGAGAACCTGTTCCGCCTGGTCGACGCCGGCACCACCATTCTCGTCTCGACGCACTACATGGACGAGGCCGAGCGCTGCCACCGCCTCGCCATACTCGACCATGGCGTGGTCCGCGCCGACGGCTCGCCGCAACGGCTGATGGCGGACATGCCCGCCACCGTGGTCGAGGTGCAGGCGCGCGACTACCGCCAGGTGCGCGCGGCGCTGCACGCGCTGCCCGAGGTGCTGAGCATCGCACAGATCGGGGCGCACCTGCGCGTGCTGCTATACCGCGAGGTGGCGGCGCCGGAGGACACGGTCCGCACGGCGCTCGCGCACGCCGGTATCACGGCCGGGGTGGGCATCACCACCCCCAGCCTGGAAGACGTATTCGTCACCGCGACCCGGTTGTCCGGTCGCGGGCCGCACGCGGCGCACACATGA